DNA from Gouania willdenowi chromosome 15, fGouWil2.1, whole genome shotgun sequence:
tatatgagtgactgccctctatgggttgaaaccaggctattacaatcaaattttgctatttACTGATAAtagtggtttgtgacattttggtggcttctcGCATCACTTTTAGCTCCACCCCTCCTAcaaaaactatcacctgtggactctgcaatctgtgttGAGTTGGTTTGATTGAGATAATTGTGCATAAAGAAATACAGTGAGTATTAAGTAAcaagttagcatagcatagattgttctttggagatatGTTAGTATacactgggcgtgtcttaactgctccaggagccccgcccataatccccgagtggcaggtcagcaacaCCTGGGGTTTAGTCCTTTTTAATCTTAAAACATATCTGATCCTGGAAATGTTTCATTCAAAGGCGGAACAACAGAacaagtttgggaaacactgccctAATTGGTGGTAGGTTCAACATGTTCTGCAGGATAACTTTCTTAACCTGGAAACAATGCTCTGATGGCCCAAACaacacagtgaaagtgattcATTTTATTCAGATCTAATGAGAAAAAGCAGTTCTACCCAGAGCGCTGTCATAGAGAATGCAAATATCCCCGATTCTTTAAACAGCAGGATTGTTTTATCGAGGTGACTATTTTTTCCCACAAATTTGGATTCAAAGAAGCACAAGCCTCAAAATAATTCCCCCAATTTCCTCTCTTTAAGAGTCTGTCTGAAGGTTTGGAGTTGTCCAAACTAAACTACTTATTCAAAGTCATTTCCTCCATTTGTTGTCCTTTCCCTTCTCCCTTCACTCTGTGCCctcgtttcttcttcttccctctTTGCCGCTTTATTGATGCTCTCCAGTTGCAATAGATCCTTGAGATTAGACAGCCGATGATGAAATATTTCCTTATTGTCTGTAATGCGAGGCAGCCTACAAGACCAAACACAGGGCGGTCTGTTCCTTATTTGAACAGCAGCTCTATCAGTTCCCAGGCTGATCCTCAGCTCTGACATGTATGCTAACTCTGATTAGGTCATATGATAAACATTAGGCCTGCCGCTTTTCCCACAAACTCAGCACCTAAAAAAGCGTGGCCCCAGGGTGGCAACGTGACACGGGCTGCCTTTCAAAGCTGAAGCCGCGTGCGTCCTTTAATGGCACCTCGTTAGGGATTCTCCAACAGGATAAAAGAGCCACATTAAAAAAGAAGGGAGCTCCTCTGGGGATAGGTGCAGATACTTTTACACATCCTGGCCCATTTCTCCATTGCACTCTCCCAGTGGCTTTTGTCACACACATTCCTTTGTCGGTATGGTCACAGGCTCTCAAATATCAGCGCCCAACATCATTTACTCTGAAGAAACTAAATAGACTTCCCACTGCACAATATAGCCAAACATACAACAATAACTGaacaactttttcaaactaataAACTGGAAAGGAGCATTGTGTCCCATCTgggagaaaacaacaacaatggctCAATGTTTCAGGCTTCCAAACCTACATCCATCTTTACTAGATCATGTAAACTCAACACATTCAAAGAAAACCAGTAATTTACACTTCATCTCTTTGTTTGATATGCTTATATCATGTTGCATAAATTGTTTGGATGTAGCCaagggacattttttttctcccatagcaaacatttgcaaaaacaacacttttttaATTCTGCTATCACATACCAATGATGACTTGGATTGTTTGGATTAAAATGCCAGCAtctcatttttttatatttttagaaATCAAAACATTCTCGGTTGCTGACCATTCTGCTTTCCCACAAAGTGAGGTTACTGTGTTTCACACGCTGTTGATAAAACATAATTGACTGAGTTCTCAAACCTCTGAATGTAAAATAGTCTGAACATTGTTTTCGTTATACCTTTATGTAGCTTTCATGCAGCGCATTTTGGAGGTGAGCCAACTGCCGATTAAGGTGCACCATTGAAATCTCCTCTTTAAACACTTGGCAGTTCAGCTTCATCTTTTCCAGGAGACGGACCTCCAACTGTCTGTAAGATGTAGGAGCACATTTCATTACAGAAATACCAATATTAGCTTAACTCCTTTTGTGCTTAACATCattttacatacagtattattccaaaatttaattttttactttccGAAGGTGTTGCTAAGCAAGAGTCGACCTACTTCTTCTTGTGAGCGGTAAAGTTGTTCATGCTTTCTCTGAGGGTCTGCAGGTTCTGCCGCTTATCGTTCAGTCGACCGATTACAAACTCCACTTTCTGCTTCAGCTCAGCAGAGCCAAGGTTGTCCATGgctccttcttcttctgtgttctTTAGCTCTGAGCAAAAAGCTACTAGGCCGTGATGGAGTTCCTGGACCTTTTGTGGTTAAAGAAGTCAGCTTTACCAAAACAGGTTTTCCTAAGGGAACACACAATTCATTAACTATAACCTACCTGTAGAATGACGTTTTGTAGCGACTCCACCTGTTGGTTCAGCTCTCTTATCCTTTCTTCTTTAGCTGGTTGGTTTCCATTGAGTTTTATGTTGATGTTAGCATTTTGACTGCTGCATGTAGCCTCTGGACTCTCTTGAGAAGCACACTTTGTTGGTTTGCTCTTTAACATAATATGCACAAACACAACTTATTGTACAATGGTTTTTCTAGCATCATGTCTAGATGTGTAGGTATGATAAACCTACCACTTTACACAAGTGAAGCTCCAACTGTCTGTTCTCTAGAGacgatgaggatgatgatgatgaagatgatgacaTCAGTAGACTTCCAATCTGTTGATCTGGTGCGAGTTCTTGTGTTGAACCTGGGAATAACAGCACATGATTTCTGCATACCATACACTGGGCTTATTAGAGATAATATGAACGCGCATGATGCACACAACACCTTGTTTCTCTTTCAGTGCAAAAAGGCTCTTTTCTTCTGTCACTCCCAACATTTTGATACTTGACTCAATGATTTTTCCCACTGTGGTTTCTTTTGGAATCCTGAGGTGAATTATTCTTTCTGATGCTGCAAGAAATTAAAAAGTATTTGCTGTGGTTTAATATCCAGTACAGATCTCAGTTCTAGTTGCTGTCATTTGAgtaaatgttttgtaatttacTTACCGTTAATAGTGATCTCTATCAGCTGAGAGTTTCTTTGTGTTGTGGAATTTTGGTTATAATTTCTGtagaacaaaaaaatgacaatagtaAGAAGaaggcttttttatttttatttttttagaaaaaatattgatatttgtaAAATACATATAGGGATCCACCTGAGCTTGACAGATCGCCGGTTCATACTTAAACAGCTCACATGAGGCAAAGACTTTGACTTTGTCATTGACACAAGCGTTGCTGTGAATGTCTCCACATTGTTTGATCCCAAGGACTCTGTGGAAAGAATGTGATGTCAGCAAACTACTACAACAACAACTACACAGCTTTATCACAGCAGAATAATGtcattaaatgtttgtttggtcaggCTGTAAATGTTTACCGAGCAAAGAGTCTAGCTTCTGTGACGCGGTGCTGGGAGGATGAAGCTCATTGTATATGGCAGACAGCAGCTGCTCTCGTTCTTCTGGTGTgtcaatttgtaaaatatctaGAGTTTCCACTTCCACTGAAGCAATATCTGCCCCTGAAAGTTTGGCCTCTGAAAGAAAACGAGTTAAGAATTAACTTAAGACATTGTGCAATCACCATTAAATTACTGCAAGCATTAGACAAATAACTGACAATGGAAAACAAGGGCATATTCACACAAACtatgatgaaaactattcatATTTTCGTCAATAAAGAAAACTATTAGTGAATTTTGGTTGACCGGTTCCCTAAAACCTAAACTAaaccaataataatacatttgtttttgtcacagattgtgGGTGGTGtagacccaaatgcaaggagagacggAGGCAGAATGCAGGCATAGTGTTCGttgaaccagtccatgtttactTGTCCAACAAAGccaaaatggcagcacaaagAAATCAGGGAGCAAAATGCAGCAGGACATGAGGAGGGAAAACattgacattaaaaatgatcCAGCAAACACAgtgtgaccaagcactcagctaaatagtgaaggaggcctgattgggaatgggccacacctgggtggaaacatgagggagctaatcagtcaccaaccaagcacacggacatcactggggggtggagccacaagtaggaatacctgaaacacagacaagagttaaacacaggaggccagactcaaacagaataaacagagACACAGAAAAACTTAAAGAGGATCCCAAGGGCTAAATAACAAAACTGAACCTGACAGTTTTCCCTCTAAGGAGGCAAAGCATGAGTATCTATATTTGTGTTTAGTCTGAATTGCCAACCATAATAGCAAACAACTAAGGAAGTCTGAACATCAAGACTCTGTTTAGTCAAGTCAAATTAATAGAAATAACATAAAGgacctgtactatgaagctggataaatatatcTGTAATATCTCTCCATTAGCGGCCTTCACTTAATCATTCTCCCGTCAAAGTAGCCGCACTACAAGAGAAACCATGCagagcaatttacgtcacaattgaggaatacttcttaaaaaatatgaagaattcaaATCCATAATGCAGACCAGAAACAAAACTGTTGCTGCAGCAAAAGCAGGAAAGAAGGAATGCTGGCACATATTTGATGACTGGTAATGCGTACatttgtgagattatacaatattaactcattcactgttagccattttcagaaaagctACCCCCCTcgatcacagccagccattttagagcattttgactgatttttaaagacccacagaatattttgtactatgacaatctcaaatctgaaaccagattctgaaaagtctctacatttgttttgttatttcataatcagcagttgaatataggtAGTTTCATCCAAAATGCCAGTTTCTGAGCAAAAatctgagaaaacagcctttttctgaaaaatcctgCCAGTGACTTTGAaactatttttttgctttaatttttcaacattggtttccttccataaaactacaaaaacaatacTGAGACcgagcttttgatggcaaaattattattatttagctatctgggtcagagttgtatggttttctttctgtattttggtcatcctccaagtctctccccccgtcagtcCCCACTCACACAACTTCCTCCTACTCCTGGACATGCCGAGTATCACCGCTTGCCCTGGTttgttgatcgttttctctctcgatcgcaacactctcaatagtccatcAAGGTCCACACACGCTCTGCTCGAGTGTGAGCAGCTGGGAGCTTTTACAATCTTTCctcgtagcaccattttctgtcttgtccCTGGCTTCTCCCTCCCCAGCGATGTTGATTatcatggctaatctctcatccaaaggtgcgctgctgtaACCCACAATgacaccagttggtcactacatcataatATGAGGCTGAGTTTCATGGAAGAGctccgtcacactgtctcctagcaatcCCTGTTAAAAAGGTCATTGGAAgcgagcgtttggatttgaaatgacgtatatttacgtcaatggcagtgaatgagttaattcaTCGTAGAATTCTGATCAGCAATATGAGGAAATCCAgtttcgtagtacaggcccaaacAGGGAGACCCTGAAAATGaagacatgtttattttttttgttttttttactaattacagcgagaaataaaccaaaaaatgcaataatgttCTTATTTAGGTCATTGATATGTAGTGTCTCTTAACGGACTGAAGCAGTCACTAGCTGGGTTTTCATTACAGAGTTTCgctaaataaaagcaatatttctaaatgtcgacaatgtataattgcactttgaacgtgtttccattgaacggtGTTTTGGGCAGGAACCTCGCAATTCCCGTGAAAtttcatcccgcgagactttgctgcagaacctccttataaaactctgcattcctttgttgtctcACGTCTAaggtggcagtaataatttttaaaatataatactaagaaatgtcccggtttcctcttctttttacTCCTATtgcgccatgttttcttggagagaagtggtcatatgaccaagtatgtcacgttctgtgacgtgtatttgcggaaaaagtgtttccatggcactTTTGCAAAACGTATGAAATAACCCCCCACGTgtaagcgtaaaaactttttaccaATGTTTGAGTGCTTTTTCGAAATtcaagtgtttccattaccagttttaatTGTGCTTTTGAGATTTTgtacatttccaagggtaatggaaacgcagctactgTTGCTGCTCAGAGTCCATCAGTTGTCATTATTTCCTCAACATCTTAACTCTTTGACATTTCTAATAAGTTTTTTTGGATCAGTGGTAAAGATAAATCCATTCGGCCCGTTTCTGCCCTGCCGCCAGGCTTGGAAGGTAGATAGAAATATGTGCTTTACCTCTGATGAAAGGGAGACATTTCTGCAGTCCAATGCTAGTGAACCATTGGCAGACGTCTTCAGTGTTCAGCTCCCTGAGAGATTTGGACTCATGCCCGTCTACATCCTGGGGAGAAGGAGAGGCCACACATGCACGTTGTTTTGGGGAAACTGGCAAACCGTTCATAAGCTGAACTGTTCTTTTTCAATGTGTCATGATACAAGCAGTCCTTTTGTGAACACACTGCGCTACGAGACATTACAGCCATGGGCAATGGTAGAGGGTTCATGTACTCAGGTGGAGTCTTGAATAGACCCAGTAGAATATTGCACGTCTTGCAGTATTTCAATATTTGCAGTAATactaaatcacaatttttttctgaaatttggAAAATTCGAGCAAATTATCCCACAGAATTCTGGTAAATTACATTGCAAATTTTGAAAAGACTGGGTGAAATTTCCAGGACCATTGTCCAATTGCATT
Protein-coding regions in this window:
- the LOC114476956 gene encoding uncharacterized protein LOC114476956; its protein translation is MLAVDNSDTDCKVKPEDAQRDHKNKAGLLINEEKDKENANFSSSIHKVTQVLDYLLKNDLSKGGWSNSDILKADLSLLPPYMDTMATFTHQRRPLTRSCSLGDTPSQSATFHGLAKTTDHVGGSPRRRITVASYVPHSQDQNGNFWNKDVDGHESKSLRELNTEDVCQWFTSIGLQKCLPFIREAKLSGADIASVEVETLDILQIDTPEEREQLLSAIYNELHPPSTASQKLDSLLESLGSNNVETFTATLVSMTKSKSLPHVSCLSMNRRSVKLRNYNQNSTTQRNSQLIEITINASERIIHLRIPKETTVGKIIESSIKMLGVTEEKSLFALKEKQGSTQELAPDQQIGSLLMSSSSSSSSSSSLENRQLELHLCKVSKPTKCASQESPEATCSSQNANINIKLNGNQPAKEERIRELNQQVESLQNVILQVQELHHGLVAFCSELKNTEEEGAMDNLGSAELKQKVEFVIGRLNDKRQNLQTLRESMNNFTAHKKKQLEVRLLEKMKLNCQVFKEEISMVHLNRQLAHLQNALHESYIKEKANNLTTGSLSQLMSSQSPAMLLLVQENQSPDGHYGFVCHHSEESGLVVVKATESHLCVNDRLVEVNRVPVVNSTLEELAELLVKEQTAQIVVSSPDAANAHLAFDSATEGCLWSCASHQQARR